The segment TTGTTCCTTTGAGTGTTCAATGGATGGGGGAAACTTTTAGAGATGGTGTAGATATGACTAGTGATGAGTTTTATGAAAAGTTAGTTACGGTAGCAGATCATCCCAAAACCTCTCAACCTCCTGTAGGTGCCTTTTATGAAGTCTATAAAAAGGCCTTGGAAGATGGGTATGAAAAAATTATTTCTATCCACATTACTTCAGGATTTAGTGGAACCTGTCAATCTGCAGAAACAGCAGCGGAGATGGTAGGTAGGGATAAAGTAGAAATAATCGATTCTAAATCTGCTTGTATGGGTGCCGGTTGGCTGGTTGTTAAAGGTATTGAAGGGATGGAAAAAGGCCTTGAATTTGAAAAAATAGTCGAGGAAATAAAAAAGACTATAGAAACCACTAGGGTAGTAATTTATCTTGATACCCTTGAATATGCCATAAGGGGAGGAAGGATTAGCAAATTAAAAGGAATTGTAGGCTCCCTTTTAAATGTAAAGCCAGTAATCTATTTTGAAGATGGTATGGTTAAAGAATATTCAAAATCTAGGGGGAAAAATAAAGCTATAGAATCCTTTATCGATGCCTTTGAAAAATTATTTAATGTAGATGAAAAGAAACCGATTAGAATTGCTTTAGCCTATGGTACAGATAAAGAATACGCCCAAGAAGTGTTGGAAAGATTAAAAGAAAAGTATAATGTTCAACAAGGTTATATATTCCAAACAGGAATAGCTATTGCTGTCCACGGAGGACCTAATCTTTTGGCTGCCTGTGGAACTTGGTAACAGGACTACTGCGGTAGTCCTTTCAGTTTGTAGACAAAGTCTTTTTTAAAAGGCTGTGGTAATTAAACATTCTAACAAAGTTTTGCGTCGAGATTTAAGGCTTCTATCTAAAAGGAAGAAGGGTACCGCTCTAATTCGCCGTCCATGGCTCAATAGAGCTTTCGGAACGTCCTGTTCCTCACCCCTTCTTCCTTTTATCTAATCAGCTCTTAAATCTATCTCCTCAACTTAATCGTATCTTTATTTAATTACCACAGCTGATGATGGCTTTGTCTATAGTTTGTCTTCAGCCTGACAGGACTACTGCGGTAGTTTTTTTTACTTGACAAAAAGTATAAAAAAGCTATAATAATAATTGTACTATACCTATGTAGGGTATACAAAAATTATAAGAAGGAGGAAAAAATTATGATACAAAACATAAGAAAAATATCACAAATTTTTGGGGTAATTTTCACATTAGTTCTTTTGGCTGCTGGTATTTGGTATTTTAATTTTATATTAGTAGCTTCAGGATTATTGCTCTCAGTATTCATGGGTAGGTATTTTTGTGGATGGTTTTGTCCAATGGGAACCTTCGCAGAAAGGGTGTTAGTAAAGATATCTAAAAATAGGCCACCCCATAAAATATTTAGCAGTAAACCCTTTCAATATGCCTTTGCAGTATTCTTTTTTGCTGCTATATTTATTGCAAGGAAAAACTTTCACTCCCTTTATGTTGTTTTAGGGATGATGTTATCTGTTGGGATAATGGCAACTTTATTAGCTATATTTT is part of the Anaerobranca gottschalkii DSM 13577 genome and harbors:
- a CDS encoding 4Fe-4S binding protein, yielding MIQNIRKISQIFGVIFTLVLLAAGIWYFNFILVASGLLLSVFMGRYFCGWFCPMGTFAERVLVKISKNRPPHKIFSSKPFQYAFAVFFFAAIFIARKNFHSLYVVLGMMLSVGIMATLLAIFYQPRTWCGSLCPWGTVMTTVSFNRRFKLEIGEDCKNCRVCTKVCNIPQQLHQSLDERKEKSGKVYIGDRCINCLACVEKCPTKQIKIKE
- a CDS encoding DegV family protein; this translates as MKIKFVVDSTCDVPKELVEKYDIAVVPLSVQWMGETFRDGVDMTSDEFYEKLVTVADHPKTSQPPVGAFYEVYKKALEDGYEKIISIHITSGFSGTCQSAETAAEMVGRDKVEIIDSKSACMGAGWLVVKGIEGMEKGLEFEKIVEEIKKTIETTRVVIYLDTLEYAIRGGRISKLKGIVGSLLNVKPVIYFEDGMVKEYSKSRGKNKAIESFIDAFEKLFNVDEKKPIRIALAYGTDKEYAQEVLERLKEKYNVQQGYIFQTGIAIAVHGGPNLLAACGTW